One Cygnus atratus isolate AKBS03 ecotype Queensland, Australia chromosome 6, CAtr_DNAZoo_HiC_assembly, whole genome shotgun sequence DNA segment encodes these proteins:
- the LOC118252588 gene encoding histamine N-methyltransferase-like, with protein sequence MASSMRSLMADPSRYLRSFRVFLAKSTEHQCMQEFVERQLPGVLASIGNGKPAINILSVGGGAGEIDLQILSAVQARYPGVTINNEVVEPSAEQILKYKERVVATSNLENVKFTWHKETAYEYESRMNAEKKSKKWDFIHMIQMLYYVKDVPATIRYFHSLLEGQAKLLIIVVSENSGWETLWKKYGSSLPLDDLCTYVSSADIKRMLDSAGLKYQLHELPSNMDITSCFTEGDTDGEMLLDFLTETCDFSKTAPPELKHQIMEELRKPGCSEKRNGKVLFNNNLSAIVIEP encoded by the exons ATGGCTTCCTCCATGCGGAGCCTGATGGCTGACCCCAGCAGGTACCTCCGGTCCTTCCGCGTCTTCCTGGCGAAGTCGACCGAGCACCAGTGCATGCAGGAGTTTGTGGAGCGGCAGCTGCCTGGCGTGCTGGCGAG TATTGGAAATGGGAAGCCTGCAATCAATATTCTAAGTGTCGGTGGCGGAGCAG GAGAGATTGACCTGCAGATCCTCTCAGCTGTACAAGCCAGATATCCAGGAGTCACCATCAACAACGAGGTGGTAGAGCCAAGTGCCGAACAAATCCTCAAGTACAAAG AACGTGTGGTGGCGACATCAAACCTTGAGAATGTAAAGTTTACCTGGCATAAGGAGACAGCTTATGAATATGAAAGTCGaatgaatgcagaaaagaaGTCTAAAAAATGGGACTTCATTCACATGATTCAG ATGCTGTATTATGTGAAAGATGTCCCAGCAACTATCCGGTATTTCCACAGCCTCCTGGAAGGGCAGGCAAAGCTCCTCATCATCGTGGTGTCAG aaaacagtGGTTGGGAAACACTGTGGAAGAAGTACGGATCTTCCTTGCCTTTAGATGACCTCTGCACTTATGTGTCCTCTGCTGATATCAAAAGGATGCTGGATTCAGCTGGGCTGAAGTACCAGCTCCACGAGCTCCCATCCAACATGGACATAACCAGCTGCTTTACCGAAGGGGACACAGATGGGGAGATGTTGCTGGATTTCCTGACAGAAACATGTGACTTTTCTAAAACTGCTCCTCCTGAGCTAAAGCATCAGATAATGGAAGAATTAAGAAAGCCTGGATGCAGcgaaaaaagaaatgggaaggtGCTTTTTAATAACAACCTGAGTGCAATAGTGATTGAGCCCTGA